In Candidatus Neomarinimicrobiota bacterium, the genomic window GCGTAAGGACTCGTCCCCATCCAATTCTCTCGCATGGATTCATGGGCGATATAGGAGTTTGGGTCAAATTCATAGGACCAGTCTTCGCTATCCTGATTTGCCGCAGGGAGGTAATTCGGGTAAAAGAGTCTTGATGCATTAGCTAGGTTCAGAATCCACTTTCCCATGGCTCTGGCAAAACGGTCATCATACCGGACCAGAGGTGCCAAAGCAGAAGCATGTTGGAATCCATTCATAGCAAAGGCGTATCCGTCATAGCGGGCTTCGCCGATTAATCCGTCACAATCATAGCCACCCCAGGTGCCCAGTGTGGCACCCCAATCACGTAAATAGGTGATATCAAAACACCAGTTAAGCATTTTTTCTACATCATAACTCGTCCCTAATTCTGCATTCATGCGAGCGGCAATGACTGCACCATAAGGCATCTGAATCTCATAGGACGGATTGCTATTGCGTGTATTGAGGAACTCCAGAGCCCATTCTGCCCCCATTCTCAAACTATCTGTTCCCAACTGAGAATAGGCCATATATAATAGCCAACCAATAGCGCCTGCAGCTTCAGGTTCAACAACACCACCGTCCAGAGGTGTCATGGTAGACAATGACCAGGCTCGATGCTGAAAGTTGCCATAGCGCCAGGGGTAAATGCTCCCACCCATATGTCCCACAGCTTCCAACCAGCGCTGAGCGACGGTCTCAAACTGCTGGTCTGAAACCCCATAATCCTCATACAAGGATTTGAGTTGATAGAAAAATATATTGGGCATGGTTTCATACCACCAGTCGCTGCCACTGGATGCAGTATACCCATTCAAATAAACATTTTCACTGGGACGATTATTAAACCATTCCTGGCTACCTAAGACATAGTCAAAGCCGTTTTGATTGGATTTATCAATACCAACCAGACTGGCTCCCACCAGGGCGGGAATACAATTTATCCCCTCAGCATTGGTAGTGTGGGGCGTCCCCACCACTGTATGAAGACCAAAACTCTCGTTGTCTGGATAGTTGACAGTACTGGACTGGATCCAGGTAAGCGGTAGATATGTCCCTATGGCGTTCTGATCGAAGACCAGTGAATCATAGCCCTGTGCCACAGCTTTCCAATCTCGCATTTCGTAGGGCTGCGGAAAGTTGGGCATTAACTCGACCCGGGGAATATTGATCTGCTGGCCAAAAACACCTACGGTTGACAAAATGATGATGAGAACATTTCTAACTTTGGATGGCATCTTCACTCCGTATGATTCTGATAGTAACATATCGATTTAATTTAATGAAAATGTGGAGATAGGGATGTGTGTAATTCTACAGCATAGATCCAACTCACCAGAGGCCACAATGTAAATTTCATCAGCCTCAACGACTCCAGTAGTAAATACTACATCCGGGAGGTAAATGGAATCTTGAAGATGTTTTGTCAAATCTGGATTTGCCTCCATGAGTGGCACAGAAAATTCTTCATGGATGATTTTTAAAGGGTCTTCAAGATCAAGGACCATCCAAATCGTTCTGTAGATACCAACCTGTCCCTCATCTGAGACTGCATGGAAAAGGATCAACCAACCCTCAGGGGTGCGTATGGGTGTGGATCCCCCTCCCACCTTACGAGACAGTACTGAGTCCTTTCTTGGTTTCAGAAGCACTGGGGCAACTGGTCTCCAGTGGAGTGTATCGGGAGAAGTGGCAATATTGATCCCGGGACCTGACAAATTCTCTGGATGATGATCCATAAAATACAATTCGCCCTGGGGTCTGGTGAGAGCATGGAACAGCCCATTTATTTTCTCAGGGAAAAACACCATATCCTTGTTTTGATGATCCAGTATGAGACCCTGGTAGCTATAGTTCAATCCATCATTGGATGTGTATAGAACCGTAGAGTGGCGGCCTGAAGATACTGCACATGCCGTCATATAGTATTTTTCGTCGATCGTGGTGATACGGGCATCTTCCACCCCGTATTCCTGAGACTCGTTTTGGGGGAGGATCGTCTTATCATAGTGAATCTTCACAATATTTTTTCCGTCCTGATCCAACTCAACTGGTAACAACCAGGAGAGCGACGTCAGTGCATATACATCCTCTGTCCCTTTGAATTTGTATTTGCGCGGATCAGAAAAATCGATACGATCAGTATCATAAATATCATATGTGAATGAATCTATAGCAGGATCATATCTCAATACCTGGAGTTCATGGCCGGAGCGAGGCTGGGTCAAGGCTTCAGCCACCCTCACCATCATCATGGTATTTCCACCTGGTAATCGACAGAATCCGGGATTGAAAGCTCCCAACACATATGTTTCCAGTCCAGTGGCTTTGCCAATGGGCAGCTGGTTGATATCAACATCCCCAGGTGAAAAGAGGATTTTATCAAAAGGAAATTCCATTGAGATATTACCAACCCCCGCGGCTTTGTATTGCCAGGAGACATTCAATCGTTGACTCAGCACCTGAATTGTGATTCACAGCATCCATGGAATTGATGCCATCAAAACATCTACCTGTTTCTGGATCATACATCTGAGTATTGACGATATTTTGTCCGGCAAACCAGGCAAATACTTTCTCAGCGCTTTTTGCATATTCTGGGGAAGCTGTGATTGCTGACAATACCTTCATGCCCCGATACGTTGAGCCAATGCCATAGGCAATTTGGGAAAAATTCTTGATTTGCCAGGTACCCGATGAGTCCAGGGTAATTTCAGCCGGGAAATCTTTCTCTATGAGTGTGGGGACAAAATGATCAGCCCATATTTTCACACTCTTTAGATAGCTTTCCTCCCCGAGAATCAGATAAGCTTGCAGGAGTGCCAAAGCCTGATTATTCCCCCAGCCGTGCCAGGTATTCTGCCAACAGTAATACATGCCCCGATATTCTTCATTCTCGCCCAGGTACTGCCACCCTAACAGGGCCTCACTCAAATACTGTATTTCTTTTTTGTAGTTGAAAGGACCCAGACCATGTACACCGGCCAGAGCAATTATTAATTCTGATGATTGGTCAGGCGCACCACTCAGATTCCAACCCGGTCGTTCTGAACCATCATCAGCGACAATCATTTGTGGATAACTGGAAAATAGTGAATCAAGCTGCGGTTGAGATGCAGAAAATCTGTTTTCAATTCTTTCTGAAAATTGATTGTACTCAGATAGGGGTGCAAAGATTCGATACCCAGCACCTAAGCCTCTCAAGCCTCGTACAGCCCACCATTGAAAAGATGCGACACTTGTTCGATATTCCCGATTAATGGAACCATCTTCAAAGATAAAATTGTACCATAAACCATCTTCCCGGCTCAGGTATAATAAATATTCAACCATACCTTCAGCCACTGGTAGGAGATCTTTACGCTGATGCTGATTGATCTCAAACTCCAGGACCTCCAGAAAGCGACCCACATCGTCCACACAGGTAACTCCTTCTCCAGAAGCATCAATATGAGCGTAACTGGGAGCATCTGCGTAGATCGCAATCCACTTTAGCATAACACTGTCTACTTCTGTACTATCAACCAGGTAAAGCCCATGATTAATGTTTACAGGTAATAATTTTGCTTCCTGTGGACTACAATTTACTAAGAAGCTAATACTGGCAAAGATTACCATACAAGCAAATGATATTTGTGATATTGATTTCCATAGATTGCTTGTATTGTGTCCCTTCGAGAGCACTTCGACGAGCTCAGTGTGACGCCTCAGGGAGACAGGCCAATTAAATAGTGTCTTGCTGCCTGCCAGGTCGTAGCCGCGAGGCGTAGACTGGAGCCTGTCGAAGTATGACACGTTCCTTATTATACTGCTAATCTCAGCCACCTATATACCCTCCTAAAGATTTTGCTGTTCAATCATACCAACCAAAATTCCTTTTCAAAAACCACATCACTTTTTTTTATATATGCCGCTCCAATCAGGCTATCTGCACCAGCATAAATGATATCATATCTGTCTTCCATCTCCATGGTTGCGCAACTGAAGATGACATTGGGAACGGGACCCTGTCTCTCCCACTCCTCTTCAGATTCAATCAGTGGTTGATTAAAACGAGCCAACACTTTCCTTGGATTATCACGGTCCAATAGCACAGCACCCAGTCGGTATTGAAATATTTCATCCACAGCGTGATATATGAGTAACCAGCCCTGGGGATGCAATACCGGTGGTCCGGCGATACCAATTTTTCTGGATTCCCAGGTCCCAGGAATCGGCGCCATGATGGATGTATGATTTGTAAATGTTTTAAAGTCTTCAGTTTCTGCTATCCAGATGTCAACCCCACGTCTATGGAGGAGGAGATATTTGTCACCAAATTTTTCAGGGAAGAAAGCTGAGTTCTTATTCTCTTCGTCTAACAATACACCCTGGCGATCCCAGGTTTTAAAGTCATCACTTATGGCCAAACAAATTCGATAATCTCCAAGGAAACGACCGCCAAAACCCGTGTAGGTCATATAAAAGCGACCATCCAGCTTGACAATCCGTGGATCCTCGGGACCTCTCAATTCCTGGGGTACATCGTTTTTCAATACTGGGTCAGGAAGTCTTTGCCAATCGACAATATTCTCGCTCCAGGCGTAACCGAGATTATTTATATACTCTCCAAATTTTTCATGACCGCCAATATCAGTTCCACGATATATCATGTGATATTTTCCATTATCATAAACGGCTCCTGCATTGAAGACAGCAGCTCTTTCCCATTTATGTTCAGGAACAGTCTTGAGTACAGGATCCCGTGAATACCTTGTTAATTTCATTGAGTATATTTTTTCCTTATTACAAAATAATCGTCTATTGAATTATCAATTCTCTACTACTTCCTACTTCCCACTTCCCACTTCCAACTTTTAACTTTTAACTTTTAACTTTTAACTTTTAACTTCTAACTTCTAACTTCTAACTTCTAACTTCTAACTAATTCTTCAATCCCGATGTCGCCATACTTTCTATGAAATATTTCTGGAAGAATGAATAAATAATGATGATGGGCGCTGCCAAAAGCGTTGTGGCGGCTAACTGGACACCCATTTGGTTGGAAGCTTGCCCGCCAATAGCAAATAAAGTTACCAGTTGAGGCATGGTCATGATTGTTTCAAGCCTGATAACCAATAACGGCCAGAGGACATCATTCCAGGATCCCATAAATGACAGAATCCCAACAGTGATGAGCACGGGTTTGGACAAGGGCCAGATAATGCGAAAGAGTATTTGAAACTCATTACAACCATCAATTCGAGCCGCATCAATCAAATCCTGAGGTATATCGCGGAAAAACTGCCTGAACAGCAAGATTCCGAATGAATTAATCATCCCTGGAACGATGAGGCTTAAATAGGTGTCAACCCATCCAAATTTTACCATGAGGATATACATGGGGATCAAGGTTATCTGAAAAGGGATCACCATGGTAAACAAAATGACTGCAAATATCAATTCATTGCCTAAAAACTTGAGTCTGGCCAAGGCATAGCCTACAATAGAACCAAAAAACAGGACACAAGTCGTGACACACAGGGAGACGAACATGCTGTTCATCAGTGCCCGTGCAATTGGAATTTTTGTGAGAACCGTTCTATAATTGTCCAGACTCATGTTAGGTGACCAGAGACCGATACCTGTCAGTTCCATCTCAGGTTTGAAGGTGGAGAAAAGCATCCAGATAAATGGATATGCGAAAATGATCCCCCCAACGGTAAGGGCCAAATAAACAGGTAAGTTTTTCATGCCGCGCATTTAATCCTGCTCCACAAATTTTTTCTGAATGAGAATGACCATAAGCACTATGCCCGCAAAGAATATCCCCAGCGTTGCCGAATAGCCCATATGCCCAAAATAGAAGGCTTGATTATAAATGTATAACATGGCTGAAAGCGTACTATTCATCGGTCCCCCACCGGTCATGACAAAAGGTTCAATGAAAAGGGAGAATCCGCCAATTGTTGAAAGTGTCATCACCAGCACCACGGTATTATTCAAAGAAGGAATGGTGATATAAAAAAATTGTTGAAGGGGGCCTGCACCATCGATATCTGCAGCTTCGTATAAAAATCTGGGGATGTTTTGCAAACCCACCAGAAACAGAATGACATAAAGCCCTACATTCTTCCAGGTAGCCATAATTGCGATAGATGGCATGGCCCAATTGGGATCATTTATCCAGGGAATTTTATCCAGCCCAATTTTTAGGAGCAGCATGTTCAGTAGACCGGTTTCAAATCCATAGAGTTGACGCCATAGAATGGTGATGACCACACCAGACACGATGACTGGCATGAAATACAGGGATCTGAAAAAGCCCCGAAAGCGAATTTTCTGATTCAAGGCAATTGCCAGTAGTAAGGCCACGACGATCTGCAAGGGTATATGTATGACCAGGAAGGTGAGGGTATTCCAAATTGCCTTGAAGAACTGAGCATCATTGGCCAACCGAGCGAAATTCCTCAACCCAACCCATTCCATAGGTGTGATAATATTCCATTTGTGAAACATGAGCAGAAAGGAAAATCCTATCGGGAAAGCGATAAATACAGAGAAGTACAAGACATAGGGCAAAGACATCACATGACCCGTGAAGCTCTCCCCTTTCATTCTGTTTAGGAGTTTCTTCATTTTGCTCGATTCCAGTCGATGATTACCTGAGATCGTTCTGCTGCGAGGTGGATGGACTCCTCAGGTGTTCGGGCATCAAAAACAGCACAGGCTTCAAATTCCTGTGAGATCGCATCAAAGATTTCTTTTAGTTCAGACGCGCCATCAACTCCCCTGGTGAATACAGCCTGATCGGCGAATTTGATCATTCCGGGATTCATAGAGAAATAGTCTGCATAGCGGGGATCACTGGTGAGGTTTTTCCGGATGGGAATTTGACTGGTTAGCACCAACAACAGGCTGTCTGCCTTTTCTGAGATGAGGAACTTGGCAAATTCCCAGGATTCTGCAGGATAGTCGGTGGTGCTGAAAATGGAGATGTTTTTATGATCCCCATAGGTATAGACCGGTCCCACATAGTCATCAGGGATCGGTATGGGGAAAAAATCGTATTCGAATCCTTTATGCTTAAATTTTTCCACATGAGGTATGGAATAGGGTCCCGTGATTGAGGTTGCTATTTGTTCGCCAATAAACTTATCCCCCAGCATGTCTGTAATGGGGAAATAGCCTCTTTTGTAAATCTTCCGAAAGAGATCAAACACTTCTACCGATGCTGCATTCTCGAATATCAAACTATCACCATCAAAGAGAGATAGTCCTCCTGAGGCAGCTACATAAAAGGCATAGTAATCAAAGAAACGCTGCCACCAGATCGGCTTGATATTGCGGTAGCCCATCCACTGATCCATTTGACCATCGCCATCCTTATCCAAAGTCAGCTTTTCTCCTGCTTCGAGCAATTCGGAGTAAGTTCGTGGCAAGGTGTCAATACCTGCATCCCGGAACATGGTTTTATTGTACATGATCATGATGGGATTGGTTTTCCAAGGCAACTGGTAATAATGATCATCACTGGCTGCAAAGGTTTTCATGAGTTCTCCAGGTACACGTGCCAGGTTGAACTCAAAAAAATCATCGAATTGATCGAGACGAACCAGACCGCCGGCATTGATAAACTCATCCATGGCACCAGGCCACATGTTGGAACATAGATCTGGTGTGGTTCCGCCTGCAATGGCTGCCAGGAGTACCTCTTCTGAGGATTGGCTGGCAGGAATGGGTTGGAGATGCACTTTGACTGTATGGTTCTCAGCATTCCAGTCATCAACCAGGATCCTGGCCAATTCCATCTCATGGGGATTGGATGAGCACCAATAGGTCAAGGTGGTAGTGCCATCTGGATTCACCTTTTTTACGCTATCATCTTTTGAGCAGTTGAGCAGAAAAAGCACAAACATCATTGGGATCAATAATCTGGGATAGAATATCGATGTTATACAATTTATTGATGCGAAACGATGGGATGAATATTTCATTGAATTAGAACATCAAGCCCAGTGTGAAACGTGAAATATCACCCAAACGACCCAGATCTGCATAGGCATAGTCAATCCGAATATTGGAAGCACCAAACAATCGATAATTCAGACCGGCTCCCATGGTCAAACCTGCTTCAGAATCTTCAAGGAACAAGGCATTGTAACCAGCACGCAAATACAACATGTTAAACATGGTCAACTCTGTCCCCAGGTTGACGCTCTCGGTTGCATTGATGGGGTGGAGAGCATCCAGAGCTACAAGCAGGGCAACACCAGAACTGATATTCTGCGTATACGAAAGACCAAACTGCATGTTCAAGGGCAGTGGCCACTCATCCATCTTGTATTCTGCCATGATCTTGTCATTATTTCCCAGATGTTGCGGATCTACATCGTAATAGATCAGCAGATCACTCCCGGCCAACTTTAACCCCGGTCCAAAATTCGAAATGCAGGCGCCGATGCGTAATCCTTCAATCCCGGTGTCGTAAAGGGTTCCGATATCAAAGGCAAAACTACTGGCCTGCTCATGCCAGATTCGTTCTGAGATGTATTTGGCATTGATTCCCATGGAAAAGCGATCCGTCAAATTGCGTCCATAGGACAGACCTGCAACCAGGCTCGAAGCTGAATACTCCTCACCATTACCATCAGGATATTGTACCGTCCGGACGGGTTGATTGGGCATGCTCATGGAATTGATAAATACTCCCATGGACCCAACATTATTACCAAGTGGGATGGTCGCTGCCAAAAAATTAAAGCTCACATCAGTAACCCAATCGACCTGTTCAAAAACACCACTGGCCTGTTGGATACGGCTGAGTCCGGCAGGATTCCAATACATGGCGATGGCGTCCTGGGCGACTGCCACATAGGCACCACCCATACCCATGCTTCGGGCACCGATACCCACTTCCAGAAATGAAGCAGCAGTCGTTCCCCGATTTGTTAATCGGTCACCAGCAGAAACCGCATTTACCAGCAATCCTCCACCAAGGAAGATCACTATTGCATATGCTATTAGATTCTTTCTTATCATATCCGTGCTCCGATTCTCAATTTAAGTAGCCCGCAAAAAAATCTATTTTACGACCCAGACCTTCATCACTGGTCTGAATGGACATCAATACTTTTTCATTAATCTTGATTTTGGCATTTTTTGTCAAGCTTTCGCATAGCTGCTCGAATTCCAGACTAGCGGCTTGTGCAGCATCCTCAGGCTCTGTTCCTGTAGTATTCACCAGATTTTCTTTGATGCTATTCTCCAGTTTTCCAGCCAGCAGACGTTCTCTCCAGTAGCTGAAATCTTCCTGTACGCTGGGAAGCCTGGCTAAATCTTCAGCTCTCCCCTTCTCAGCAAAGACAATATCCCTCACATATATGCCAATGGCATTGACCAGTGAATTCTGCAGGTCATTCAGTGATTTATCACTGAGTTCATAGGGGTTCATTCTGTAATAAAATCTGAAGTCCTCAACAGTCAACCTTCCAGATGCATATGTTGCCAATTCATCCCCGCTCATGGCTTCCAGAGTATTGGGCTCTGGATTCAGCTCACCGGGAGATTCCACTTTGATCTTTTCTGCTTCCACCTGCTGCCAGAGAAAGTGGCTTAGTTGATCCATTGTCTGCCGACGAATGATCAATTGTTCTGTCTGCATCACATCCTGAACGAATTGAAATGCCAGCGCATGCTCACGACGTTTGCTAATAGCGCTGCGATAGTGCTCCTGCTGCAGGTAAA contains:
- a CDS encoding laminin G: MPSKVRNVLIIILSTVGVFGQQINIPRVELMPNFPQPYEMRDWKAVAQGYDSLVFDQNAIGTYLPLTWIQSSTVNYPDNESFGLHTVVGTPHTTNAEGINCIPALVGASLVGIDKSNQNGFDYVLGSQEWFNNRPSENVYLNGYTASSGSDWWYETMPNIFFYQLKSLYEDYGVSDQQFETVAQRWLEAVGHMGGSIYPWRYGNFQHRAWSLSTMTPLDGGVVEPEAAGAIGWLLYMAYSQLGTDSLRMGAEWALEFLNTRNSNPSYEIQMPYGAVIAARMNAELGTSYDVEKMLNWCFDITYLRDWGATLGTWGGYDCDGLIGEARYDGYAFAMNGFQHASALAPLVRYDDRFARAMGKWILNLANASRLFYPNYLPAANQDSEDWSYEFDPNSYIAHESMRENWMGTSPYATGDAISGGWGATNLALYGSSHVGYLGALVDTTNIPGILQIDLLA
- a CDS encoding glycosidase, coding for MEFPFDKILFSPGDVDINQLPIGKATGLETYVLGAFNPGFCRLPGGNTMMMVRVAEALTQPRSGHELQVLRYDPAIDSFTYDIYDTDRIDFSDPRKYKFKGTEDVYALTSLSWLLPVELDQDGKNIVKIHYDKTILPQNESQEYGVEDARITTIDEKYYMTACAVSSGRHSTVLYTSNDGLNYSYQGLILDHQNKDMVFFPEKINGLFHALTRPQGELYFMDHHPENLSGPGINIATSPDTLHWRPVAPVLLKPRKDSVLSRKVGGGSTPIRTPEGWLILFHAVSDEGQVGIYRTIWMVLDLEDPLKIIHEEFSVPLMEANPDLTKHLQDSIYLPDVVFTTGVVEADEIYIVASGELDLCCRITHIPISTFSLN
- a CDS encoding glycosidase → MKLTRYSRDPVLKTVPEHKWERAAVFNAGAVYDNGKYHMIYRGTDIGGHEKFGEYINNLGYAWSENIVDWQRLPDPVLKNDVPQELRGPEDPRIVKLDGRFYMTYTGFGGRFLGDYRICLAISDDFKTWDRQGVLLDEENKNSAFFPEKFGDKYLLLHRRGVDIWIAETEDFKTFTNHTSIMAPIPGTWESRKIGIAGPPVLHPQGWLLIYHAVDEIFQYRLGAVLLDRDNPRKVLARFNQPLIESEEEWERQGPVPNVIFSCATMEMEDRYDIIYAGADSLIGAAYIKKSDVVFEKEFWLV
- a CDS encoding carbohydrate ABC transporter permease, with protein sequence MKNLPVYLALTVGGIIFAYPFIWMLFSTFKPEMELTGIGLWSPNMSLDNYRTVLTKIPIARALMNSMFVSLCVTTCVLFFGSIVGYALARLKFLGNELIFAVILFTMVIPFQITLIPMYILMVKFGWVDTYLSLIVPGMINSFGILLFRQFFRDIPQDLIDAARIDGCNEFQILFRIIWPLSKPVLITVGILSFMGSWNDVLWPLLVIRLETIMTMPQLVTLFAIGGQASNQMGVQLAATTLLAAPIIIIYSFFQKYFIESMATSGLKN
- a CDS encoding sugar ABC transporter permease, coding for MKKLLNRMKGESFTGHVMSLPYVLYFSVFIAFPIGFSFLLMFHKWNIITPMEWVGLRNFARLANDAQFFKAIWNTLTFLVIHIPLQIVVALLLAIALNQKIRFRGFFRSLYFMPVIVSGVVITILWRQLYGFETGLLNMLLLKIGLDKIPWINDPNWAMPSIAIMATWKNVGLYVILFLVGLQNIPRFLYEAADIDGAGPLQQFFYITIPSLNNTVVLVMTLSTIGGFSLFIEPFVMTGGGPMNSTLSAMLYIYNQAFYFGHMGYSATLGIFFAGIVLMVILIQKKFVEQD
- a CDS encoding extracellular solute-binding protein, translating into MMFVLFLLNCSKDDSVKKVNPDGTTTLTYWCSSNPHEMELARILVDDWNAENHTVKVHLQPIPASQSSEEVLLAAIAGGTTPDLCSNMWPGAMDEFINAGGLVRLDQFDDFFEFNLARVPGELMKTFAASDDHYYQLPWKTNPIMIMYNKTMFRDAGIDTLPRTYSELLEAGEKLTLDKDGDGQMDQWMGYRNIKPIWWQRFFDYYAFYVAASGGLSLFDGDSLIFENAASVEVFDLFRKIYKRGYFPITDMLGDKFIGEQIATSITGPYSIPHVEKFKHKGFEYDFFPIPIPDDYVGPVYTYGDHKNISIFSTTDYPAESWEFAKFLISEKADSLLLVLTSQIPIRKNLTSDPRYADYFSMNPGMIKFADQAVFTRGVDGASELKEIFDAISQEFEACAVFDARTPEESIHLAAERSQVIIDWNRAK
- a CDS encoding PorV/PorQ family protein: MIRKNLIAYAIVIFLGGGLLVNAVSAGDRLTNRGTTAASFLEVGIGARSMGMGGAYVAVAQDAIAMYWNPAGLSRIQQASGVFEQVDWVTDVSFNFLAATIPLGNNVGSMGVFINSMSMPNQPVRTVQYPDGNGEEYSASSLVAGLSYGRNLTDRFSMGINAKYISERIWHEQASSFAFDIGTLYDTGIEGLRIGACISNFGPGLKLAGSDLLIYYDVDPQHLGNNDKIMAEYKMDEWPLPLNMQFGLSYTQNISSGVALLVALDALHPINATESVNLGTELTMFNMLYLRAGYNALFLEDSEAGLTMGAGLNYRLFGASNIRIDYAYADLGRLGDISRFTLGLMF